The following proteins are encoded in a genomic region of Corythoichthys intestinalis isolate RoL2023-P3 chromosome 5, ASM3026506v1, whole genome shotgun sequence:
- the cotl1 gene encoding coactosin-like protein yields MATQIDKEACREAYNQVRDDNTDTNWAVFKYEGSRILPADQGSDYGEFKKMCTDDARLFCFLRIMTGDAMSKRAKFILITWIGESIGGLQRAKISTDKALVKEVVQNFAKEFMISDPKELNEDYLREEIKKAGGANYDAQTE; encoded by the exons ATGGCAACCCAGATTGATAAAGAGGCTTGCAGAGAGGCTTACAATCAAGTCAGAGACGACAACACGGACACTAACTG GGCCGTGTTTAAGTATGAAGGCTCCAGGATCTTGCCAGCTGACCAAGGAAGTGACTATGGGGAGTTCAAAAAGATGTGCACAG ATGACGCCCGACTGTTTTGCTTCCTGCGTATTATGACCGGAGACGCAATGAGCAAACGAGCCAAGTTCATCCTCATCACTTGGATCGGCGAGAGTATTGGTGGGTTGCAGCGTGCCAAGATCAGCACAGACAAGGCACTGGTCAAAGAAGTTGTGCAG AACTTTGCCAAGGAGTTCATGATCAGCGATCCAAAAGAACTGAATGAGGACTACCTTCGCGAAGAGATAAAGAAGGCAGGGGGCGCCAACTATGATGCCCAGACTGAGTAG